A genomic region of Fusarium oxysporum Fo47 chromosome VI, complete sequence contains the following coding sequences:
- a CDS encoding tryptophan synthase beta subunit-like PLP-dependent enzyme yields the protein MPTFQEIAAASVQSRSRIRHHIYQTPLIPAKKVGRDLKANVLFKAENFQLTGSFKVRGAMSKLSAPGQGRLITASSGNHGIGCALASQTLSKDLTVVLPEIVIPAKLNAIKSYGVDVILHGAEAGLSEQHAQKLAASGDYTYVSPYNDPDIIAGQGTIGLELIEQCDHIDNIFISLGGGGLISGIGSVLKANNPRIKVYGISAINSKALAASMAAGHVVETEHLPTLAEAVAGGIDENTITLGLANAVVDELIDCNEDDIKEALKELAWSESMIVEGSAALALAGFNKVASKLAGQTSIVLLCGSNYDQSAISKIISQP from the coding sequence ATGCCGACCTTTCAAGAAATAGCAGCAGCTTCAGTGCAGTCGCGAAGTCGCATTCGCCATCACATCTACCAAACGCCTCTCATCCCCGCCAAGAAAGTCGGCCGCGATCTCAAAGCAAACGTCCTATTCAAAGCTGAGAACTTTCAACTTACCGGGTCTTTCAAAGTCCGAGGTGCCATGTCCAAGCTGTCAGCACCAGGACAAGGTCGATTGATCACTGCTTCATCTGGCAACCACGGCATCGGCTGCGCTTTGGCATCGCAGACTCTATCCAAAGATCTCACAGTCGTCCTTCCCGAGATTGTCATTCCTGCCAAGCTGAATGCTATTAAGTCATATGGCGTCGACGTGATTCTTCACGGCGCTGAGGCTGGTCTCTCTGAACAACATGCCCAGAAGCTTGCAGCCTCGGGTGATTATACTTACGTATCACCTTACAACGACCCCGATATCATTGCTGGTCAGGGAACCATTGGCCTTGAACTTATTGAGCAATGTGACCATATCGACAACATCTTTATCTCCCTGGGCGGTGGTGGTCTTATCAGTGGCATCGGATCCGTCCTCAAAGCAAACAACCCACGCATCAAAGTCTACGGTATTTCAGCGATTAATTCAAAAGCTCTAGCTGCATCAATGGCTGCAGGACATGTCGTTGAAACAGAGCATCTTCCCACTTTGGCAGAAGCTGTTGCCGGTGGCATCGATGAGAACACTATAACACTTGGACTGGCAAATGCAGTTGTTGATGAACTGATTGACTGCAATGAAGACGATATTAAGGAGGCATTGAAAGAACTTGCTTGGTCTGAGAGCATGATTGTTGAAGGATCTGCAGCTTTGGCTCTTGCTGGCTTCAACAAGGTCGCTTCGAAACTAGCTGGGCAAACCAGTATTGTACTCCTCTGCGGGTCGAATTACGATCAATCCGCGATCAGCAAGATAATCTCTCAGCCATAA
- a CDS encoding ankyrin repeat-containing domain protein, whose product MVPEDLDVQNFRSSTPGSSAPQIAKIAPHGSKSLLPTSAKESKTLGYGLSVGASHFVNLESSEKWEKTFNQTRNDAARVPGGFLCNDHGKQVGAQWILFENKLVASGTPRFMRFAILLGRENDEEEFECKVTIDANGDWKTVLGGLVGSAPRDDPILFDPVLPPTNKLRKAYDIENLGSLDLDEFVEIEFDKPLKKSSERQGGILGTFVNFLRNTKKSELSDSGSDSGSPSGNSVPCRRPSVQHQDENEVKQIDGAEGIKEQTEESGENAEEAVSDSNPSTAAEAETRGEALQLVWQELLQESNADNQATEARLIDFVVIPGVYGNSTGEELGPSPGSGSSAWVTKFAEEGGEKPKSPQSSCRVFRFGYNSSELFSGHRSREAIQRIALRLLNGLRSKRCSETQKRLIYFIGHDIGGIIVKDALITASLDRNSWQDISEMTRVLIFNGCPHRQKDSFDLETRLASFLYENYSRDFGKTRPSAASISGLTKAMIQVNGLFIASHVALRCWIINLHSYGSNSDGCFDAYSATLGVPLEKRLPAPTGEEYASLTQYLAKIEPDVREPKESIGPRQYAQERKLLALASPIYPLRNRVESNPLVDLTDYKSWINSPCPQILYLHGSHRVRDVAESVFYALEDEATKVKRRENVLYFSFNRFDVRANSIRDMIATFLAQICNHHPKLGPAVNRLCSQIENEKGWTEIDLIQFFEMVRISAEVEQMMIVINHFDKCTKGSRKRFLDHITDRYYNEETPWKIVVTSNEPDALSEELSGPFCVPIHISSGELGDLVIDSFKSDIQALISSRGDLNFREEQIRDELRFMEKLDPPVRHIICEQLRVREEWPDEISTGDALGLLSLSQQAQDGDKNMVSVLYAVLKRYPDQNSLECLLSWLLYAVRPLTIWELATIVSFWDERECNRVSPSFMAVDRLVENVEKDFAGILEVDHNEVRFKHPCLHEIMVSGDPSTQNGEEKEYPWNKIKDKAHSLIQRMCLDYVSRDTVQEYVRETLAVADSTTFETPPFPDRTNLVSYAVQAWVHHYSLISPLPDLSALSSKKDLVQILAKAQWCLANPATRRSPCFQSLFPIFAGLGILNVVEPLGSDDTLRGLVEAASKAQTQVVEDLLSEYDFTPIEIWEVLKAASSSGNEELMNDLLDKIEAKGNIPKEFEWPPVLIYRAANLGLEGFAKRILSLGCPPDPDVDWRNETSMQTSPLCQAACHGYTNTVRVLLKHGASMEFTSLSGRNALHKAALEGHTETVKVILEESQVNIDCTSESNSTPLYLAVLRGNHDTVKLLLEKGADPNMGISNTYTGDDQWTPLVAAIDDGFKKCIGLLLDNGANTNLPGPSGPPLHWAVIRGRVDVLDMLLEAGANPRSELLKEPLLFSAVGAELEGAGLAMLQRLLELKLDVNGQDSDGVTALLVALVSYPRQGFEGTSLGPTDGLRDAAVKMLLEHGADPNHRPSSSYSPLMRAVSAKQYRATEMLLEVGADPNKKPLERLPPLISAVYIPQIARLLLKHGAHPETGSKDGWTPLAYAAYKGYTETVEVLLEYGASVDTPFGAPIEHPARIGSFMELCEKSDLTGMTPVMFAAWQGHDEIVRLLAEAGADLQRTGGIFEDEPPVLFSSGEVLSALLEFPTRIDLNVTDRLKRGALHRQCTTVDGMRRLINAGADIELTESTGNTPLGLFAGSDLEKVKLLVKRGANINHMSPWEGSPLHQACKIGFSDSIRFLVENGADLTSVHPYKGTPLQTLCAPEEAIDALQHEEMVRYLVSEYKKQSVDITTQSGIFGYLANAAAFGSPQAILSLILEQEGIKVDVRDDMGRMPVHFAACNGLPSFNDILERGGDVNAKDKQGRMPLHWAVQAGKLQVVKKIILLMDDKLEIDIPDIDGWTPLCWALRGALPLTQAENVGEPSLRLDVVKLLIEKGVKTAVAVSYKEETWAPLDIARYHSGDPEIISLLENDLETTNKDGAENSDKDDATSKAQTVAKKGVRQDSAFCDYCLSQIYGLYWGCETCEWFCLCYKCYQHVDILHPAHNNFEQKGEEEFEKIEGETSTTANSESSDKQSNSGSILKGLKARTEKVTLRLKANY is encoded by the exons ATGGTTCCAGAAGACCTCGATGTTCAGAAC TTCAGGAGCAGCACTCCAGGAAGCTCAGCACCCCAGATAGCGAAGATAGCGCCGCACGGAAGTAAATCTCTGCTGCCTACATCTGCCAAAGAGTCCAAAACTCTCGGATATGGACTATCAGTCGGAGCCAGCCATTTTGTCAACCTAGAAAGCTCAGAAAAATGGGAGAAGACGTTCAATCAAACAAGAAACGACGCTGCGAGAGTTCCTGGTGGTTTTCTCTGCAACGACCACGGCAAGCAAGTGGGTGCACAGTGGATCCTTTTCGAGAACAAGTTAGTCGCCTCGGGCACACCGAGATTTATGCGCTTTGCTATTCTGCTTGGCAGGGAaaatgatgaagaggaatTCGAGTGCAAAGTCACCATCGATGCTAATGGGGACTGGAAAACAGTACTGGGAGGGTTGGTTGGGTCTGCACCGCGCGATGATCCTATCCTGTTTGACCCAGTTTTGCCGCCTACGAACAAGCTTCGCAAGGCTTACGATATCGAGAATCTAGGATCTCTAGACTTGGATGAGTTTGTGGAGATCGAGTTTGATAAGCCTTTGAAGAAG TCGAGTGAAAGACAGGGAGGCATTCTTGGAACCTTCGTGAACTTTCtaagaaacaccaagaaatCTGAATTGTCTGACTCGGGGTCTGATTCTGGGTCGCCTTCGGGCAATTCGGTTCCTTGTCGACGTCCGTCTGTGCAGCATCAAGATGAGAACGAAGTTAAACAAATTGACGGTGCCGAGGGCATAAAGGAACAAACGGAAGAGAGTGGAGAGAATGCTGAGGAAGCAGTCTCGGATTCAAATCCGAGCACAGCAGCAGAAGCGGAGACCAGAGGTGAGGCTCTACAGCTTGTATGGCAAGAGTTACTGCAAGAAAGCAATGCGGATAACCAGGCTACAGAAGCTCGACTTATAGA TTTTGTAGTTATACCTGGAGTCTATGGAAACTCGACAGGTGAAGAACTTGGACCGAGTCCTGGTTCTGGGAGCTCAGCTTGGGTCACGAAATTTGCCGAGGAAGGCGGAGAGAAACCTAAGAGCCCTCAAAGCAGCTGTCGGGTGTTTCGCTTCGGTTACAACTCTTCAGAGCTTTTCTCTGGCCATAGATCTCGAGAGGCTATTCAACGGATCGCATTGAGATTACTCAACGGGTTACGATCAAAGCGCTGTAGCGAAACGCAG AAGCGCCTCATATACTTCATCGGTCATGATATCGGAggcatcatcgtcaaagaT GCTCTCATCACAGCTTCCCTTGACAGGAACTCATGGCAGGACATATCAGAGATGACACGAGTTTTG ATCTTCAATGGATGTCCACACCGGCAGAAGGACTCTTTCGACTTGGAAACAAGGTTGGCTAGCTTTCTCTATGAGAATTACTCTCGGGACTTTGGAAAGACACGGccttcagcagcctcaatATCAGGGCTTACCAAAGCTATGATCCAAGTGAATGGTCTCTTCATAGCCTCACATGTCGCGTTGCGATGCTGGATAATAAATCTGCACTCGTATGGATCAAATAGCGACGGA TGTTTTGACGCGTATAGTGCAACATTGGGCGTCCCCTTGGAGAAAAGACTGCCAGCTCCAACTGGAGAGGAATACGCCTCTCTTACTCAGTATCTTGCCAAGATAGAGCCAG ATGTCCGGGAGCCGAAAGAGTCTATCGGGCCACGACAGTATGCTCAAGAGAGGAAGCTGCTTGCTCTGGCGTCTCCTATCTATCCTCTTCGAAACAGGGTTGAGTCCAACCCATTGGTTGATCTAACAGACTACAAGTCCTGGATAAACAGTCCCTGTCCTCAAATACTTTATCTTCACGGTAGTCATCGCGTCAGAGATGTGGCCGAGAGCGTCTTTTACGCCCTCGAAGACGAAGCGACCAAAGTGAAACGCCGGGAAAACGTTCTATACTTCTCTTTTAACAGATTCGATGTGCGTGCTAATAGTATTCGGGACATGATTGCAACCTTTTTGGCCCAGATTTGCAACCATCACCCGAAGCTCGGACCTGCTGTCAATCGACTCTGCAGTCAGATCGAAAATGAGAAAGGGTGGACTGAGATAGACCTAATTCAGTTTTTCGAGATGGTCAGAATCTCAGCAGAAGTCGAACAGATGATGATTGTTATCAACCACTTTGATAAGTGCACAAAGGGCTCACGCAAAAGGTTTTTGGACCACATCACTGACAGGTATTACAACGAAGAGACCCCCTGGAAGATTGTGGTTACAAGTAATGAGCCTGATGCTCTGAGCGAAGAGCTATCGGGCCCTTTTTGTGTCCCCATTCATATTTCGTCTGGGGAACTGGGAGACCTCGTTATAGACAGTTTCAAAAGCGACATTCAAGCACTGATAAGCTCAAGAGGTGATCTAAACTTCAGAGAAGAGCAGATTCGAGACGAGCTGCGGTTCATGGAGAAGCTAGATCCTCCAGTGCGCCACATTATATGTGAACAGCTTAGAGTTCGGGAGGAATGGCCAGACGAAATATCAACTGGTGACGCCCTTGGATTATTGAGCCTTTCTCAGCAAGCACAAGACGGTGACAAGAATATGGTATCTGTGCTGTATGCTGTGCTCAAGCGATACCCCGACCAGAACTCTCTCGAGTGTCTTCTCTCCTGGCTCCTATACGCTGTCAGACCACTCACAATCTGGGAACTTGCCACCATCGTTTCATTTTGGGATGAGAGGGAATGTAATAGAGTCTCTCCCAGCTTTATGGCTGTGGATAGGCTTGTTGAAAATGTTGAGAAGGACTTTGCAGGCATTCTCGAAGTCGATCACAACGAGGTCAGGTTCAAACACCCGTGCTTACACGAAATCATGGTTAGTGGCGATCCTTCAACCCAgaatggagaagagaaggagtATCCGTGgaacaagatcaaagacAAAGCCCATAGTCTCATACAAAGAATGTGCCTGGATTACGTATCTAGGGATACTGTTCAAGAGTATGTCAGAGAGACCCTTGCAGTCGCAGACTCAACAACCTTCGAGACACCGCCTTTCCCAGACCGCACGAATCTTGTTTCATATGCTGTTCAAGCATGGGTACATCACTACTCTCTCATCTCCCCTCTCCCAGATCTATCAGCCCTGTCTTCTAAGAAGGACTTGGTTCAGATTCTGGCCAAGGCCCAATGGTGCTTAGCAAATCCAGCCACGAGGCGTTCTCCCTGCTTTCAATCATTGTTTCCAATTTTTGCTGGACTTGGAATTCTCAACGTAGTGGAGCCCTTGGGTAGCGATGATACTCTACGAGGGCTAGTTGAAGCCGCAAGTAAAGCACAGACACaggttgttgaagatctcCTTAGCGAATACGATTTTACACCTATCGAGATATGGGAAGTTCTTAAGGCTGCAAGCTCTTCTGGTAATGAAGAGCTGATGAACGACTTGCTCGACAAGATAGAGGCCAAGGGAAATATTCCCAAAGAATTTGAGTGGCCGCCTGTTTTGATCTATCGGGCTGCCAATCTGGGCCTCGAGGGCTTTGCAAAAAGGATCCTCAGTCTTGGGTGCCCCCCAGATCCAGATGTTGACTGGAGAAACGAGACGTCCATGCAAACATCTCCACTCTGTCAGGCCGCTTGTCATGGATATACAAACACTGTTCGAGTGTTGTTAAAGCATGGCGCCAGCATGGAATTTACAAGCCTGTCCGGAAGGAACGCGCTTCACAAGGCTGCTCTCGAAGGTCATACCGAGACCGTCAAAGTTATTCTGGAAGAATCACAAGTCAACATTGACTGTACTTCAGAGTCAAACTCCACTCCCTTGTATCTCGCAGTCCTTAGGGGTAATCACGACACCGTAAAATTATTGTTGGAGAAAGGTGCAGACCCGAACATGGGCATTTCAAATACGTACACCGGTGACGATCAGTGGACTCCATTGGTTGCTGCCAttgatgatggcttcaagaAGTGCATCGGACTGCTTCTAGATAATGGTGCTAATACAAACCTGCCAGGGCCGTCTGGTCCTCCGCTGCATTGGGCAGTTATTCGTGGTCGAGTCGATGTTCTGGACATGCTGCTCGAGGCTGGTGCTAACCCCCGGAGTGAGCTGCTCAAGGAACCTCTTCTATTCTCGGCCGTGGGCGCTGAACTTGAGGGAGCTGGTTTAGCTATGCTTCAGAGGCTACTAGAGCTCAAATTGGATGTCAATGGCCAAGACAGTGATGGGGTTACAGCATTATTGGTAGCCCTGGTCTCTTACCCGCGGCAAGGCTTCGAGGGCACCTCCTTGGGCCCTACAGACGGCTTAAGAGATGCCGCTGTCAAGATGCTCCTGGAACATGGAGCTGATCCCAACCATCGACCATCCAGTAGTTACTCGCCACTGATGCGCGCCGTCTCGGCCAAACAGTACAGAGCAACTGAGATGCTTCTAGAAGTAGGGGCAGATCCGAACAAAAAACCCCTAGAACGGCTGCCACCTCTTATCTCTGCCGTCTACATACCACAAATTGCACGACTCCTGCTCAAGCATGGCGCGCACCCAGAAACAGGTTCCAAAGATGGATGGACGCCCCTAGCATATGCTGCGTACAAGGGATACACAGAAACCGTCGAGGTGCTTCTCGAGTACGGGGCATCGGTTGATACTCCGTTTGGCGCTCCTATAGAGCACCCTGCCCGCATTGGCTCCTTTATGGAGCTATGCGAGAAATCTGACCTCACTGGAATGACTCCCGTTATGTTTGCTGCATGGCAGGGGCATGATGAGATAGTTCGACTTCTGGCCGAAGCAGGAGCTGATTTGCAGCGCACAGGTGGCATTTTTGAAGATGAACCTCCTGTACTCTTCAGTTCAGGTGAAGTGTTATCGGCGCTGCTCGAATTTCCCACAAGGATCGATTTGAACGTGACCGACAGATTGAAAAGAGGTGCTCTTCACAGGCAATGTACTACCGTTGACGGTATGCGACGGCTGATTAACGCTGGGGCGGACATTGAGCTGACTGAATCTACTGGGAACACCCCTCTGGGATTGTTCGCCGGCTCTGACTTGGAAAAGGTCAAGTTGTTGGTCAAACGAGGGGCTAATATCAACCATATGTCTCCATGGGAAGGCTCACCTCTACACCAAGCTTGCAAAATTGGATTCTCTGACTCGATCAGGTTTCTCGTTGAGAATGGCGCAGACCTTACTTCAGTGCATCCGTACAAAGGCACACCATTGCAAACGTTATGCGCCCCGGAGGAAGCGATTGATGCACTACAACATGAAGAGATGGTGAGATATCTTGTGTCTGAATATAAGAAGCAGAGCGTGGACATCACAACACAGAGTGGCATCTTTGGCTACCTCGCCAACGCAGCAGCTTTTGGGAGCCCACAAGCTATTCTTAGCCTCATTCTTGAGCAAGAAGGCATCAAGGTTGACGTTAGAGACGACATGGGCCGTATGCCAGTTCATTTTGCAGCTTGCAATGGCCTTCCTAGCTTCAACGATATCTTGGAGAGAGGTGGTGATGTCAACGCGAAGGACAAACAGGGACGTATGCCACTGCATTGGGCTGTCCAAGCAGGTAAACTGCAGGTTGTGAAGAAGATTATTCTCCTCATGGATGACAAGTTGGAAATCGATATCCCAGATATTGACGGTTGGACACCACTTTGCTGGGCTCTTCGTGGTGCTTTACCCTTGACCCAGGCTGAGAATGTAGGGGAGCCCTCACTACGTCTGGATGTTGTAAAGCTTCTCATTGAGAAAGGGGTCAAGACAGCTGTGGCTGTGAGTTATAAAGAGGAAACATGGGCCCCTCTGGATATTGCTCGCTATCACAGCGGTGATCCAGAAATCATATCCCTGCTCGAAAATGATCTTGaaacaacaaacaaagaCGGGGCTGAGAACAGTGACAAAGATGATGCGACAAGTAAAGCGCAAACGGTGGCGAAGAAGGGTGTTCGGCAAGATTCTGCTTTCTGCGACTATTGCCTATCA CAAATCTACGGGTTATACTGGGGCTGCGAGACTTGCGAATGGTTCTGCCTTTGCTACAAGTGCTACCAGCACGTTGATATACTGCATCCGGCGCATAACAACTTTGAACAAAAGGGTGAAGAGGAGTTTGAAAAGATTGAAGGCGAGACTTCTACAACAGCCAACTCTGAGTCTTCAGATAAGCAGTCAAATTCTGGGTCGATTCTGAAGGGTCTGAAGGCGAGGACGGAGAAGGTGACTCTTAGACTCAAGGCCAATTATTAG
- a CDS encoding beta-galactosidase, with product MLGCNIKSATIWTLLLALRISPALCISEPNVRERIRLRDGWRFWRSESTPDNLVYDYRPDANGTDLYVLKDWILPSGNNFIKSPDYQHERPKEEPEVDIPYIHAKFDDSDWERVQVPHDWAISGPFYTEANPVIPGDMGRLPIQGIGWYRKSVQMTSRDLKKHVYIDIDGAMSYPMVWLNGKLLGGWPYGYNSIRLDLTGYLKEGDNQLAIRVENPTARSSRWYPGAGIYRNVWITKVEQIHVAHWGTRITTRNVSSRSAEIEIEVNTASHSQRKRNVSVQTEIYENNRNSGARGQRVASFPHKIVQTASDTTQKTIASVKLLNPKLWGPPPTQSPHLYTAVTRLFDGRELLDEYETEFGIRTLLFTPDDGLHVNGQKVYIHGVNQHHDLGALGAAFNYRAAERQLETLRELGVNAIRMAHNPPAPELLGLTDKMGFLVVDEIFDVWEIEKVPSDFHLIFKDWHEPDLRSFIRRDRKHPSVVMWSVGNEVMEQNLHDIPASTRIAKNLKDIVYEEDNSRPVTGSLNVGFPNETLPQIYDIINLNYQGEGIRWGPAYEHLNRSRARPGQYDNFHGNFSNKLILGSEVGWSLSTRGTFTFPVTPYDSSPINQSIGADYDRLEICGYELYSADAGSSADRVFKTQDEHPFVAGGFTWAGFDYLGEPPWPEARSAYSGIIDLAGFPKERFYLYQSRWRPDLPMAHIVPHWNWPDRIGERTPVHVFSSGDEAELFINGKSQGRVERKAGQYRFRWNETAYQPGEVRVVVYKNGKEWATQTTQTAGEATRIKLEKDREAIDADGEDLVYLKATITDSTGRAVPSANNSVVFSVEGPGEIVATDNGYPADFTAFPSKTRNAFNGLVLAIVRGKYKVRGSFIVKAESKGLKSSLVTVNLNSIKG from the coding sequence ATGCTGGGCTGCAATATAAAATCAGCCACTATTTGGACCCTGCTTCTTGCCCTGCGAATTTCTCCCGCCCTTTGCATTTCTGAGCCTAACGTACGAGAACGAATCCGGCTCAGAGACGGATGGCGATTCTGGCGGTCGGAATCAACTCCTGATAATTTGGTATACGACTACCGCCCTGACGCGAATGGAACAGATCTTTATGTACTCAAAGATTGGATCTTGCCATCTGGTAACAATTTCATTAAAAGTCCCGACTACCAACATGAAAGACCAAAGGAGGAGCCGGAGGTGGATATTCCATACATACATGCCAAGTTCGATGATAGCGACTGGGAGCGTGTTCAAGTACCGCATGATTGGGCTATAAGTGGTCCGTTCTACACCGAGGCAAACCCAGTAATTCCTGGAGATATGGGACGTCTGCCCATCCAAGGGATAGGATGGTACCGAAAATCAGTTCAGATGACCTCCAGGGACCTTAAAAAACATGTGTACATAGACATCGACGGCGCTATGTCATATCCGATGGTTTGGCTCAATGGAAAACTACTAGGAGGCTGGCCCTACGGTTATAACTCGATCCGTCTCGACCTTACGGGTTATTTGAAAGAAGGAGATAATCAGCTGGCGATTCGTGTAGAGAATCCTACTGCTCGTTCATCTCGCTGGTACCCTGGAGCCGGGATCTACCGCAACGTGTGGATTACCAAGGTCGAACAGATACACGTCGCTCACTGGGGAACTCGAATCACTACTAGGAATGTGTCTTCTCGTTCTGCTGAGATCGAGATCGAGGTCAACACTGCTAGCCATAgccaaagaaaaagaaatgtCTCGGTACAAACAGAAATCTACGAGAACAACCGCAACTCAGGAGCTCGCGGTCAGAGAGTTGCATCTTTCCCCCACAAAATCGTTCAAACAGCATCAGACACTACTCAAAAAACTATCGCGAGCGTCAAACTACTTAATCCCAAGCTCTGGGGACCACCACCTACACAGTCGCCGCACCTCTACACCGCTGTCACACGCCTCTTTGATGGCCGTGAGTTATTGGACGAGTATGAGACAGAATTTGGAATCCGTACGCTTCTCTTCACACCCGACGATGGATTACATGTCAATGGTCAAAAGGTATATATACATGGGGTCAATCAGCACCATGATCTTGGTGCTCTCGGGGCAGCATTCAACTACCGCGCCGCAGAGAGACAGCTGGAAACGCTTCGTGAACTCGGCGTCAATGCAATCCGTATGGCGCACAACCCTCCAGCACCCGAACTTCTTGGGCTCACAGATAAAATGGGGTTTCTCGTCGTCGATGAGATTTTTGATGTTTGGGAGATTGAAAAGGTCCCCTCTGACTTCcacctcatcttcaaggacTGGCATGAGCCTGATCTTCGCTCTTTCATACGCCGAGATAGAAAGCATCCTTCTGTGGTTATGTGGAGTGTTGGTAATGAGGTCATGGAACAAAATCTGCATGATATTCCAGCTTCAACGCGAATTGCCAAGAACCTTAAGGATATCGTTTACGAAGAGGACAACTCACGGCCTGTCACCGGATCGTTGAACGTCGGCTTTCCTAACGAGACATTACCTCAGATCTATGATATTATCAACCTGAATTATCAGGGGGAAGGTATCCGTTGGGGGCCTGCATACGAACATCTTAACCGTTCCCGGGCCCGGCCTGGGCAATACGACAATTTTCACGGCAATTTTAGCAATAAGCTCATCTTGGGTAGTGAAGTTGGATGGTCACTCAGCACCCGTGGTACCTTCACATTTCCAGTTACGCCTTACGACAGCTCGCCCATCAACCAGAGCATTGGTGCAGACTACGATCGATTGGAAATTTGTGGATACGAGCTGTACTCCGCTGATGCAGGGTCGTCTGCGGACAGGGTTTTCAAAACTCAAGACGAACATCCATTCGTTGCGGGCGGGTTCACTTGGGCTGGCTTCGATTATCTAGGAGAGCCGCCTTGGCCTGAAGCTCGAAGCGCGTATTCTGGGATTATTGACCTAGCGGGGTTTCCCAAAGAGAGATTCTATCTGTACCAGTCTCGATGGCGACCGGATCTGCCCATGGCGCACATCGTACCTCATTGGAACTGGCCCGACCGTATTGGGGAAAGGACGCCTGTACATGTATTCAGCTCAGGCGATGAAGCTGAACTTTTCATTAATGGCAAATCACAGGGCCGCGTGGAGAGGAAAGCTGGACAGTATCGCTTTCGATGGAATGAAACTGCTTATCAGCCCGGTGAAGTGAGAGTCGTAGTATATAAGAACGGAAAGGAGTGGGCCACGCAGACAACTCAAACTGCAGGTGAAGCTACAAGAATCAAACTGGAGAAAGATCGCGAGGCAATCGACGCCGATGGCGAGGACCTCGTGTACTTGAAGGCAACCATCACGGATTCGACGGGAAGAGCTGTACCGAGTGCTAACAATAGCGTTGTGTTTTCTGTCGAGGGGCCAGGGGAAATAGTTGCGACAGATAACGGGTATCCTGCGGATTTCACTGCGTTTCCTTCCAAGACTAGGAATGCGTTCAATGGGTTGGTATTGGCAATTGTTCGGGGAAAGTATAAGGTCAGAGGGTCATTTATTGTCAAGGCTGAAAGCAAAGGACTTAAGTCATCTTTGGTTACAGTTAATTTGAATAGTATAAAGGGGTAA